A region from the Sander vitreus isolate 19-12246 chromosome 1, sanVit1, whole genome shotgun sequence genome encodes:
- the LOC144517403 gene encoding transcriptional repressor CTCF-like translates to MEGEVVSMETTQTAALAPEGKVLPEGGEALLQGAVITTQGEVADNMEMMVMDALDPTLLQMKTEVLEGGGTMTVTGGDEGQIITLQVVNMEEQTGAALGLGQLQLVHVPVTTATVEGLQATYVDTSTANKDTDPVICHTLPLPEGFQVVKVGANGEVETVEQEELQAAHEELQVVRGEVEEEEEEAEVEATVPQQEQPEWSKDPDYQPITSIRSRGKKGKKSRLRYGEGDRDMDVSVYDFEEEQQEGLLSEVNAEKVVGNMKPPKPTKIKKKGVKKTFQCELCSYTCPRRSNLDRHMKSHTDERPHKCHLCGRAFRTVTLLRNHLNTHTGTRPHKCTDCDMAFVTSGELVRHRRYKHTHEKPFKCSMCDYCSVEVSKLKRHIRSHTGERPFQCSLCSYASRDTYKLKRHMRTHSGEKPYECYICHARFTQSGTMKMHILQKHTENVAKFHCPHCDTVIARKSDLGVHLRKQHSFIEKGKKCRYCDAVFHERYALIQHQKTHKNEKRFRCEQCDYCCRQERHMVMHKRTHTGEKPFACSQCEKTFRQKQLLDMHYKRYHDPNFVPTAFVCGKCNKTFTRRNTMLRHSENCTGEVIEEEENGTPTPKKARRGRKRKMQARKDDSDDTADELDEVEEEEGLSEIEVEQAPPVVPIPAPVGPPVKRKRGRPPKSKLDTAAIIRVEDEATGEVDDIIVKKEVGADDLEDANDEAAEEVVVGGGNPTIQLEEMSQEEGTAPEVQQSEAPPNGDLTPEMILSMMDR, encoded by the exons ATGGAGGGTGAGGTTGTTTCCATGGAGACCACTCAGACCGCTGCCCTGGCTCCCGAAGGAAAGGTCCTGCCAGAGGGTGGCGAGGCTTTATTACAGGGGGCAGTCATAACTACGCAGGGGGAGGTGGCTGACAACATGGAGATGATGGTGATGGACGCTCTGGATCCGACTCTGCTGCAAATGAAGACCGAGGTGTTGGAGGGCGGCGGCACAATGACTGTAACTGGTGGAGATGAGGGTCAAATCATCACGCTACAG GTGGTGAATATGGAGGAGCAGACAGGAGCTGCATTAGGTCTTGGTCAGCTTCAGCTGGTGCATGTACCTGTCACAACGGCAACTGTAGAGGGGCTCCAGGCCACCTATGTTGATACATCAACTGCTAACAAGGACACAGATCCGGTTATCTGTCACACTCTTCCTTTGCCCGAGGGATTCCAG GTGGTAAAAGTGGGTGCCAATGGTGAGGTAGAGACCGTAGAGCAGGAGGAGCTTCAGGCAGCCCACGAGGAGCTTCAAGTGGTGAGgggagaggtggaggaggaggaagaagaggcagAAGTAGAAGCCACTGTGCCTCAGCAAGAACAGCCAGAATGGTCCAAGGACCCAGACTACCAGCCCATCACTAGTATCCGTAGTAGggggaagaaaggaaagaagagcCGTCTGCGCTACGGAGAAGGCGATCGTGACATGGATGTTTCTGTGTATGACTTTGAAGAAGAACAGCAGGAGGGGCTGCTGTCAGAAGTGAATGCTGAGAAGGTTGTGGGCAACATGAAGCCACCAAAGCCCACCAAAATCAAgaaaaaag GTGTAAAGAAGACTTTCCAGTGTGAGTTGTGTAGCTACACCTGTCCAAGGCGCTCCAACCTGGACAGACACATGAAGAGCCACACAGATGAGAGACCACATAAATGTCACTTGTGTGGACGGGCCTTTCGAACTGTCACACTGCTGAGAAACCACCTCAATACACACACGG GCACTAGACCGCATAAATGCACAGATTGTGACATGGCATTTGTGACCAGTGGTGAGCTGGTGCGTCACCGtcgctacaaacacacacatgagaaGCCCTTCAAGTGCTCCATGTGTGACTATTGCAGCGTGGAG gTCAGTAAGTTGAAAAGGCACATCCGCTCTCATACAGGGGAGCGACCTTTCCAGTGCAGTCTGTGCAGCTATGCTAGCAGAGACACTTACAAgctgaagagacacatgaggACACATTCAG GTGAAAAGCCATACGAGTGCTACATCTGCCATGCACGTTTTACACAGAGTGGCACCATGAAGATGCACAttctgcagaaacacacagagaacgTAGCCAAGTTCCACTGCCCACACTGTGATACTGTCATCGCACGCAAGAGCGACCTTG GTGTTCACTTGCGGAAGCAGCACTCATTTATTGAGAAGGGAAAGAAATGTCGTTACTGTGATGCTGTGTTTCATGAACGATACGCTCTCATCCAACACCAGAAGACTCATAAGAATGAGAAACGCTTCCGCTGTGAACAGTGTGACTACTGCTGCAGACAA GAACGCCACATGGTAATGCACAAACGTACACATACGGGGGAGAAGCCGTTTGCCTGCAGCCAGTGTGAGAAAACATTTAGGCAGAAGCAGCTTCTGGACATGCACTACAAGCGCTACCATGATCCCAACTTTGTCCCCACTGCCTTTGTATGCGGCAAGTGTAACAAGACGTTCACCCGCAGG AACACAATGCTGCGTCACTCTGAGAACTGCACGGGCGAGGttatagaagaagaagaaaatggaaCTCCTACACCCAAAAAGGCTCGTCGgggcaggaagaggaagatgcaaGCCAGGAAGGACGATAGTGATGACACAG CGGATGAACTGGATGAggtagaggaagaagaggggcTAAGTGAGATTGAGGTGGAACAGGCCCCACCAGTTGTCCCTATCCCAGCCCCTGTGGGGCCACCAGTGAAGAGGAAACGTGGACGGCCCCCAAAGAGCAAACTAGACA CGGCTGCTATCATCCGTGTGGAGGACGAGGCCACTGGAGAGGTGGATGACATAATTGTGAAGAAAGAAGTTGGAGCCGATGACCTGGAGGACGCCAACGATGAGGCTGCAGAGGAGGTGGTGGTCGGTGGAGGGAATCCAACCATCCAGCTGGAGGAGATGTCCCAGGAAGAGGGGACAGCACCGGAGGTGCAGCAGTCTGAGGCCCCACCGAACGGAGACCTCACTCCTGAGATGATCCTCAGCATGATGGACCGGTGA
- the nudt21 gene encoding cleavage and polyadenylation specificity factor subunit 5 isoform X2 → MSVVPPNRSTTGWPRRGSVQFENKYMSGPTKPLTLERTINLYPLTNYTFGTKEPLYEKDSSVAARFQRMREEFDKMGMRRTVEGVLIVHEHRLPHVLLLQLGTTFFKLPGGELSPGEDEVEGLKRLMTEILGRQDGVKQDWVIDDCIGNWWRPNFEPPQYPYIPAHITKPKEHKKLFLVQLQEKALFAVPKNYKLVAAPLFELYDNAPGYGPIISSLPQLLSRFNFIYN, encoded by the exons ATGTCGGTCGTGCCTCCCAATCGCTCGACCACCGGCTGGCCGCGCCGTGGTTCCGTTCAGTTTGAGAACAAATACATGAGCGGGCCTACTAAACCGCTCACACTGGAGAGGACCATCAACCT ATACCCTCTAACCAACTACACATTCGGCACCAAGGAGCCACTGTATGAGAAGGACAGTTCAGTGGCTGCCCGGTTCCAGCGGATGCGGGAAGAGTTTGATAAAATGGGAATGCGGAGGACAGTGGAGGGTGTTCTCATTGTCCATGAACACAGGCTGCCTCATGTGTTACTGCTGCAGTTGGGCACCACTTTCTTCAAACT GCCCGGGGGAGAGTTGAGTCCTGGAGAAGATGAGGTGGAGGGTTTGAAACGTCTAATGACTGAG ATCCTCGGACGGCAAGATGGCGTGAAACAGGACTGGGTGATTGACGACTGTATCGGCAACTGGTGGCGCCCCAACTTTGAGCCTCCACAG TATCCGTATATTCCAGCTCACATCACCAAACCTAAGGAGCACAAGAAGCTATTCTTGGTTCAGTTGCAGGAAAAAG CGCTGTTTGCTGTCCCCAAGAACTATAAACTGGTGGCAGCACCATTGTTTGAACTGTATGACAACGCTCCTGGATATGGACCAATCATTTCCAGTCTACCACAGCTATTGAGCAG GTTCAACTTCATTTACAACTAA
- the LOC144517427 gene encoding uncharacterized protein LOC144517427, translating into MELPLGGPALRHYTQSRPRPHRQKLNYRPSRSQETIIESDNKVLELMGRVDEGVEEFFTKRVLPTDTLNKQDEESITVHEVAPASSVPCPPPTKTLRRKLGDFFTLKKRRGLKSETSQEGRPKKASIADLIRPLREVARAEKEKDKDKVKEHDKENEKEKMKEHPSAVTGESAVQETPGAPLRGETVPPRRALREGKSQSLILLSGSAAAGTTNARNTSKKQFEGQHSFEQKLHLMLQRIGVSKVQPGETQNQEGEMKKAESEGTIIDSKPEPPPTYTKPRTMSASSDTRHQIRPSVSAHESAGKPALLPKPFIKPGPPPTTSGRNTPENELAQIQEGETNTPTKLSPTAALSTPAAPAPTTTTTPTVLTISNSVPDSTNITSTVPPSDTDICADSVNPAAAATTPTNVTETDSKPSIPEANATITDYDSTFPTTLTSTTTPTEPPTTVLVTSTFSESMTPSLSVISNSTTITMPSITTLETVSAPSNECSVSTTSTNLSTKSTFPDPNGVPSIDATPAASGDAAISVITTASSPSTSISDVPPGLSAPANSVTEACYDSTSVTSTSSVPLASSVTKTTSPPPNSSDTISTAVSPVATITSSFPLISFALPPTISTSSTTTTSPTSTDCMNSISASIITHPDTPGPADISVPSTSSSETDTTSTTTTSLNRADTTSTTSSATTAAICSPLMTDSDPPYTNNVSTTLTPTIDNSSATSPHLTSPAPSNGHPVQDNDLQTSPEERSSVEPAEKGTADEELAMVRNSEQTEMDESKKVGNGGEKSENENEKPTLASDSEVIIKEVQKESVKPELDTMKSEVGMAEPTSGKDDELCSNKGEMEGQKQEEVDK; encoded by the exons ATGGAGCTGCCATTGGGCGGACCAGCGCTCAGGCACTACACCCAGAGCAGACCGAGACCTCACCGACAAAAACTGAACTATCGTCCCAGCAGATCACAG GAGACGATAATTGAGAGTGACAATAAAGTCCTTGAGCTCATGGGGAGAGTTGATGAAGGAGTTGAAGAGTTCTTTACTAAGAGAGTACTTCCTACTGATACACT GAATAAGCAAGATGAGGAATCTATCACAGTGCACGAAGTGGCTCCTGCCAGCTCTGTCCCTTGTCCACCCCCAACGAAAACACTCAGGAGGAAGCTTGGAGATTTCTTTACACTCAAAAAGAGAAGAGGTCTGAAATCAGAAACAAGCCAGGAGGGGCGACCCAAAAAGGCCTCCATCGCTGATCTCATTCGCCCGCTCAGGGAGGTCGCCAGAgctgagaaagaaaaagacaaggacAAAGTCAAGGAACACGACAAGGAAAATgaaaaggagaaaatgaaagaacATCCGAGTGCTGTTACTGGAGAGTCAGCTGTTCAGGAGACACCTGGTGCTCCGCTGAGGGGTGAAACTGTGCCTCCCCGCCGAGCTCTCAGAGAGGGGAAGTCCCAGTCTCTCATTTTGCTGTCTGGATCAGCTGCAGCAGGGACTACTAATGCCAGAAACACTTCAAAG AAACAATTTGAAGGCCAACATAGTTTTGAACAGAAACTCCATCTCATGCTTCAACGTATTGGAGTTTCCAAAGTCCAGCCAGGAGAGACAcag AATCAGGAGGGAGAGATGAAAAAAGCTGAATCTGAAG GTACTATCATTGACAGTAAACCTGAGCCACCACCTACTTACACAAAACCTCGAACAATGTCTGCATCATCAG ATACAAGACATCAAATTCGCCCAAGCGTGTCAGCACACGAGTCAGCTGGGAAACCCGCTTTGCTTCCAAAGCCCTTTATCAAGCCAGGTCCACCCCCCACAACATCTGGTCGCAACACACCTGAGAACGAGCTAGCCCAAATACAGGAAGGGGAGACAAACACGCCCACTAAACTGAGTCCAACTGCAGCTCTGTCTACCCCTGCTGCTCCTGCACCCACTACTACCACCACTCCTACTGTACTGACAATCTCAAACTCAGTCCCAGACTCAACCAATATTACAAGTACTGtacctccctctgacacagatATATGCGCTGACTCTGTTAACCCCGCTGCAGCAGCTACAACACCCACAAATGTTACAGAGACTGACAGCAAACCTTCAATCCCTGAAGCTAATGCTACTATCACTGACTATGACTCCACCTTTCCGACAACCCTTACAAGTACCACTACTCCCACAGAGCCCCCCACCACTGTTTTAGTTACTTCCACTTTCTCTGAGTCCATGACTCCAAGCCTCTCTGTCATTTCCAACTCAACAACAATAACTATGCCTTCCATTACCACCTTGGAAACAGTTTCTGCTCCCAGCAATGAATGCTCAGTTTCCACAACATCAACAAATCTGTCAACTAAATCGACTTTCCCAGATCCAAATGGTGTCCCCTCCATTGACGCTACTCCTGCTGCTAGTGGTGATGCAGCTATTTCAGTCATCACCACAGCTTCTTCACCCTCCACCAGCATATCAGATGTGCCACCAGGCTTATCTGCCCCCGCTAATTCAGTTACTGAAGCTTGTTATGATTCCACTTCAGTCACCTCTACTAGCTCTGTACCTTTAGCTTCATCAGTCACAAAAACAACATCTCCACCTCCTAACTCAAGTGATACAATTTCAACCGCAGTTTCACCCGTCGCCACAATTACTTCTTCCTTCCCCCTGATCTCTTTTGCCCTTCCTCCCACCATCTCCACCTCTTCCACCACCACTACAAGCCCAACATCCACCGACTGCATGAACTCTATCTCTGCTTCCATTATCACCCACCCAGACACCCCTGGCCCTGCTGATATCTCTGTTCCCTCCACTTCTTCCAGTGAAACAGACACCActtctaccaccaccaccagtttAAACCGTGCAGATACCACTTCCACCACCAGTTCAGCTACCACAGCTGCAATTTGCTCCCCACTCATGACTGACTCAGACCCACCTTACACTAATAACGTCAGCACTACCCTCACACCAACTATTGATAACTCAAGTGCTACTTCTCCTCATTTGACCAGTCCAGCTCCCTCTAATGGTCATCCAGTCCAAGACAATGATTTGCAGACATCTCCTGAAGAAAGATCTAGTGTAGAGCCTGCAGAAAAGGGCACAG CAGATGAGGAGCTTGCGATGGTTCGAAACAGTGAGCAAACTGAGATGGATGAAAGCAAGAAAGTCGGAAACGGTGGGGAGAAGAGCGAGAATGAAAACGAGAAACCAACTCTCGCTTCTGACAGCGAAGTCATAATAAAAGAAGTGCAGAAAGAAAGTGTGAAACCTGAATTAGACACAATGAAATCAGAAGTGGGAATGGCTGAACCTACATCAGGGAAAGATGATGAGCTGTGCAGCAACAAGGGGGAGATGGAAGGTCAAAAACAAGAAGAGGTTGATAAGtaa
- the LOC144517382 gene encoding rho family-interacting cell polarization regulator 1-like, giving the protein MFTGSTKLPPTKTPQPERLDEVYAALRRGLQSYLQVHQLELDSLGQQTRENKRNGRLGSLYELDKQVKAIERFMRRLEFHLSKVEELYDAYCIQRRLRDGASKMVAAFNSATGSKEARESLSEANKGYRECTEHMCSLESELESQMGEFHVKMKGLAGFARLCAGDQYEVLMRYGRQRWRLRGRVEVKQIWDSEEYIFMPLVTELLSIKVTELKSLANHVVVGSVSCEMIDLFCPLPQTLAVDINDLGTVKLNLEVTWSPFDKDDQTSSTSTVSKRLLSNQSPPDTPSMREQVFYSLLKRQGEMENGTVWSNSSESSDDSSSPALAHPAQRLTASNMLQTTLTTQLSFTPHKSSASTPSLSSNQEEDETEAGEVFCQTDVVLNGHLQTSCSHSPDCTVTDRASVKSADLSETSADLSCSCPDVSSVPPVSLMETMDLSESGVPQVCISAVEVKDDAVRTCQCRLDRLKQK; this is encoded by the exons ATGTTCACAGGCTCGACCAAACTGCCACCCACTAAAACCCCGCAGCCCGAGCGGCTGGATGAAGTGTATGCTGCCTTACGCAGAGGCTTACA GTCATACCTCCAGGTCCACCAGCTGGAGCTGGACAGTCTGGGTCAGCAGACCAGAGAGAACAAGAGGAACGGTCGTTTG GGGTCTTTGTATGAGTTGGATAAG caAGTGAAAGCCATAGAGAGGTTTATGCGTCGCCTGGAATTCCACCTCAGCAAG GTTGAGGAGCTGTACGATGCTTATTGTATACAGCGGCGACTGCGTGATGGAGCAAGTAAGATGGTGGCGGCCTTTAACTCTGCCACTGGCAGCAAAGAGGCCAGAGAGAGCCTGAGTGAAGCCAACAAGGGCTACAGGGAATGTACAGAG CACATGTGCTCACTTGAGAGTGAATTAGAAAGCCAGATGGGAGAATTTCACGTCAAGATGAAGG gccttgCTGGCTTTGCACGGCTGTGTGCTGGTGACCAGTATGAG GTCCTAATGCGTTATGGGCGGCAACGCTGGAGGCTAAGAGGCCGTGTAGAAGTCAAGCAGATATGGGACAGTGAAGAGTACATCTTCATGCCTCTCGTCACAGAACTGCTGTCTATCAAG GTGACGGAGCTGAAGAGCCTGGCCAATCACGTGGTGGTGGGCAGCGTGTCCTGCGAAATGATCGACCTGTTCTGCCCGCTGCCCCAGACACTCGCCGTGGATATCAACGACCTCGGGACAGTGAAGCTGAACTTGGAGGTCACATGGAG tccGTTTGATAAGGACGACCAGACATCCTCCACGAGTACAGTTTCCAAACGGCTGCTGTCCAATCAGAGCCCTCCTGACACGCCATCTATGCGGGAGCAGGTGTTTTAT TCTCTGCTAAAGCGACAGGGAGAAATGGAGAACGGGACCGTCTGGTCCAACTCCTCTGAATCCTCCGACGACTCCTCCAGTCCGGCCTTGGCTCACCCCGCTCAGAGGCTGACGGCCTCCAACATGCTGCAAACCACTCTCACCACTCAGCTGTCGTTCACGCCGCACAAGTCCAGCGCGTCAACGCCGTCGCTCTCATCCAACCAAGAGGAGGATGAGACAGAAGCCGGGGAGGTTTTCTGTCAGACGGACGTGGTTCTCAACGGCCATCTGCAGACTTCCTGCTCTCATAGTCCAGACTGTACTGTGACTGATAGAGCGTCTGTCAAATCAGCTGACCTCTCTGAAACCTCAGCAGACCTGAGCTGCTCATGCCCAGATGTTTCCTCTGTACCTCCTGTGTCGCTGATGGAGACAATGGATTTGTCTGAAAGTGGCGTCCCACAAGTGTGTATTTCAGCAGTGGAGGTAAAAGACGACGCTGTGAGGACTTGTCAGTGCAGGCTGGACAGACTGAAGCAGAAATAG
- the nudt21 gene encoding cleavage and polyadenylation specificity factor subunit 5 isoform X1, producing MSVVPPNRSTTGWPRRGSVQFENKYMSGPTKPLTLERTINLYPLTNYTFGTKEPLYEKDSSVAARFQRMREEFDKMGMRRTVEGVLIVHEHRLPHVLLLQLGTTFFKLPGGELSPGEDEVEGLKRLMTEILGRQDGVKQDWVIDDCIGNWWRPNFEPPQYPYIPAHITKPKEHKKLFLVQLQEKALFAVPKNYKLVAAPLFELYDNAPGYGPIISSLPQLLSRYCLCHCVSSGN from the exons ATGTCGGTCGTGCCTCCCAATCGCTCGACCACCGGCTGGCCGCGCCGTGGTTCCGTTCAGTTTGAGAACAAATACATGAGCGGGCCTACTAAACCGCTCACACTGGAGAGGACCATCAACCT ATACCCTCTAACCAACTACACATTCGGCACCAAGGAGCCACTGTATGAGAAGGACAGTTCAGTGGCTGCCCGGTTCCAGCGGATGCGGGAAGAGTTTGATAAAATGGGAATGCGGAGGACAGTGGAGGGTGTTCTCATTGTCCATGAACACAGGCTGCCTCATGTGTTACTGCTGCAGTTGGGCACCACTTTCTTCAAACT GCCCGGGGGAGAGTTGAGTCCTGGAGAAGATGAGGTGGAGGGTTTGAAACGTCTAATGACTGAG ATCCTCGGACGGCAAGATGGCGTGAAACAGGACTGGGTGATTGACGACTGTATCGGCAACTGGTGGCGCCCCAACTTTGAGCCTCCACAG TATCCGTATATTCCAGCTCACATCACCAAACCTAAGGAGCACAAGAAGCTATTCTTGGTTCAGTTGCAGGAAAAAG CGCTGTTTGCTGTCCCCAAGAACTATAAACTGGTGGCAGCACCATTGTTTGAACTGTATGACAACGCTCCTGGATATGGACCAATCATTTCCAGTCTACCACAGCTATTGAGCAGGTATTGTTTATGTCATTGTGTAAGCAGCGGAAATTGA